One genomic region from Streptomyces venezuelae encodes:
- a CDS encoding acyl-CoA dehydrogenase family protein, translating into MSDLLYSETEDDLRAAVRALLADRAGHQAVLARIETDSPYVPGLWKALAGDMGAAGLLVPEKLGGQGASHREAAVVLEELGRAVTPAPYLTSAVVATETLLALAGESVPAAELLAELASGRTVAVLAVPLPASPYAEPSTAPSVTGVADAGAADLLLVSRADGLYAVPAAEATVEPQTPLDLTRPLAKVTTEAGSGTRLAGPDEAAAAIRSGLLAGAGLLASEQLGLAEWCLEETVRHTRERHQFNRPVGSFQALKHRMAQLWLDVVGARAAARAAADALATGSPDAPLTVAVAQAYCSKVAVRAAEECVQLHGGIGMTWEHPAHLALKRAKSDQLALGSAGRHQDAIAALVDLPAPTAEVIGAR; encoded by the coding sequence ATGAGCGACCTGCTCTACTCCGAGACCGAGGACGACCTGCGGGCCGCCGTCCGCGCCCTCCTCGCCGACAGGGCCGGACACCAGGCCGTCCTGGCGCGGATCGAGACGGACAGCCCCTACGTCCCCGGCCTCTGGAAGGCGCTTGCGGGGGACATGGGTGCCGCCGGACTCCTCGTACCCGAGAAGCTCGGCGGCCAGGGCGCGAGCCACCGGGAGGCCGCCGTCGTCCTGGAGGAGCTGGGGCGCGCGGTGACCCCGGCGCCGTACCTGACGAGCGCGGTCGTGGCCACGGAGACGCTGCTCGCGCTCGCGGGGGAGTCCGTCCCGGCTGCCGAGCTCCTCGCGGAACTCGCGAGCGGCCGTACGGTCGCCGTCCTCGCCGTACCCCTGCCGGCATCCCCCTACGCGGAGCCGTCCACCGCGCCCTCCGTCACCGGCGTCGCGGACGCCGGCGCCGCCGACCTCCTCCTCGTCTCCCGTGCCGACGGCCTCTACGCCGTCCCGGCCGCCGAGGCGACCGTCGAGCCGCAGACCCCGCTCGACCTCACCCGCCCCCTCGCGAAGGTGACCACGGAGGCCGGGAGCGGCACCCGGCTCGCCGGGCCGGACGAGGCCGCCGCCGCGATCCGCAGCGGGCTGCTCGCGGGCGCGGGCCTGCTCGCCTCCGAGCAGCTGGGCCTGGCCGAGTGGTGTCTGGAGGAGACCGTCCGGCACACCCGCGAGCGCCACCAGTTCAACCGGCCGGTCGGCTCCTTCCAGGCGCTCAAGCACCGCATGGCCCAGCTCTGGCTGGACGTCGTGGGTGCCCGGGCGGCGGCGCGCGCCGCCGCCGACGCCCTCGCCACCGGCAGCCCGGACGCCCCGCTCACGGTGGCGGTCGCCCAGGCCTACTGCTCCAAGGTGGCCGTCCGGGCCGCCGAGGAGTGCGTCCAGCTGCACGGCGGGATCGGCATGACCTGGGAGCACCCCGCGCACCTGGCGCTGAAGCGGGCCAAGTCCGACCAGCTCGCCCTGGGCTCGGCGGGCCGCCACCAGGACGCGATCGCCGCCCTGGTGGACCTCCCGGCGCCCACCGCGGAGGTCATCGGAGCCCGGTAG
- a CDS encoding acyl-CoA dehydrogenase family protein yields MTDTHRPTDAERLRALTRKLLTDHPPATTDRTDFLRARFDAGLAWVHYPVGLGGLAAPRALQAVVDTELAAAGAPDNDPRRIGIGLGMAAPTLLAYGSDEVKRRFLRPLWVGEEVWCQLFSEPGAGSDLAALGTRAVRARGGTSRSSEAESGGGWVVDGQKVWTSSAHVARWAILIARTDPDVPKHRGITYFVCDMTDPGVEVRPLRQITGEAEFNEVFLTGVRIPDAHRLGEVGDGWRVAQTTLMNERVSIGGARIPREGGMIGKAAATWRERPELRTHDLHRRLLDLWVDAEVARLTGERLRQQLVAGQPGPEGSAMKLGFARLNQAISGLEVELLGEEGLLYGEWEMRRPDLVDFTGRDAGYRYLRSKGNSIEGGTTEVLLNIVAERVLGLPSEPRNDKDVAWKDLSR; encoded by the coding sequence GTGACCGACACCCACCGCCCGACCGACGCCGAGCGACTCCGGGCCCTCACCCGCAAGCTGCTCACCGACCACCCGCCCGCCACCACCGACCGCACCGACTTCCTGCGTGCGCGCTTCGACGCGGGACTCGCCTGGGTGCACTACCCCGTGGGCCTCGGCGGACTCGCCGCGCCCCGCGCCCTCCAGGCCGTCGTCGACACCGAACTCGCCGCCGCGGGCGCCCCCGACAACGACCCGCGCCGCATCGGCATCGGCCTCGGCATGGCCGCCCCCACCCTCCTCGCCTACGGATCCGACGAGGTCAAGCGCCGCTTCCTCCGGCCCCTGTGGGTGGGGGAGGAGGTCTGGTGCCAGCTCTTCAGCGAGCCCGGCGCCGGCTCCGACCTCGCCGCGCTCGGCACCCGCGCCGTCCGGGCGCGTGGGGGCACCTCCCGCTCGAGCGAAGCCGAGAGTGGGGGAGGCTGGGTGGTCGACGGCCAGAAGGTGTGGACCTCCAGCGCCCACGTCGCCCGCTGGGCCATCCTCATCGCCCGCACCGACCCGGACGTGCCCAAGCACCGGGGCATCACCTACTTCGTCTGCGACATGACCGACCCCGGCGTGGAGGTCAGGCCGCTGCGCCAGATCACCGGCGAGGCGGAGTTCAACGAGGTCTTCCTCACCGGCGTCCGGATTCCCGACGCCCACCGCCTCGGCGAGGTCGGCGACGGCTGGCGGGTCGCGCAGACCACCCTCATGAACGAACGGGTCTCCATCGGCGGCGCCCGCATCCCGCGCGAGGGCGGCATGATCGGGAAGGCGGCCGCCACCTGGCGCGAACGCCCCGAGCTGCGCACCCACGACCTCCACCGGCGTCTCCTCGACCTCTGGGTCGACGCCGAGGTGGCCCGGCTCACCGGCGAGCGGCTCCGTCAGCAGCTCGTCGCGGGCCAGCCGGGCCCCGAGGGCAGCGCGATGAAGCTCGGCTTCGCCCGGCTCAACCAGGCCATCAGCGGGCTCGAAGTGGAACTCCTCGGCGAGGAGGGCCTCCTGTACGGCGAATGGGAGATGCGCCGTCCCGACCTCGTCGACTTCACCGGCCGCGACGCCGGCTACCGCTACCTGCGCTCCAAGGGCAACTCGATCGAGGGCGGCACGACCGAGGTCCTGCTCAACATCGTCGCCGAACGGGTCCTCGGTCTGCCCTCCGAGCCCCGCAACGACAAGGACGTCGCCTGGAAGGACCTGAGCCGATGA
- a CDS encoding NADPH:quinone oxidoreductase family protein, with protein MQAWRVYENGEPGVVMRREEVEPPTPADGQVLLRVRAANVNFPDALLCRGHYQIRPPLPFTPGVEVCAETEDGRRVITTAALPHGGFAEYTLADAAGLLPAPESLDDAEAAALHIGYQTGWFGLHRRAALQEGETLLVHAAAGGVGSAAVQLGKAAGATVIGVVGGPEKAAVARALGCDLVIDRRSEDVVAAVKAATGGRGADVIYDPVGGEAYQQSAKCVAFEGRIVIVGFASGTVPAPALNHALVKNYSVLGLHWGLYAAKDPASIGRCHETLTAYAAKGLVKPLIGERVPFAGAADAVQRVAGGTTTGRLVVLPEGASA; from the coding sequence ATGCAGGCATGGCGTGTGTACGAGAACGGCGAACCCGGCGTGGTGATGCGCCGCGAGGAGGTGGAGCCGCCCACGCCCGCCGACGGGCAGGTCCTCCTCAGGGTCCGCGCCGCGAACGTCAACTTCCCCGACGCGCTGCTCTGCCGCGGCCACTACCAGATCAGGCCCCCGCTGCCCTTCACCCCCGGCGTCGAGGTCTGCGCCGAGACGGAGGACGGGCGCCGGGTCATCACCACCGCCGCCCTCCCGCACGGCGGCTTCGCCGAGTACACGCTCGCCGACGCCGCCGGACTGCTCCCCGCCCCCGAGAGCCTCGACGACGCCGAGGCCGCCGCACTGCACATCGGCTACCAGACCGGCTGGTTCGGCCTGCACCGCCGCGCCGCCCTCCAGGAGGGCGAGACCCTCCTCGTCCACGCGGCGGCGGGCGGCGTCGGCAGCGCCGCCGTGCAGCTCGGCAAGGCGGCCGGCGCCACCGTCATCGGCGTCGTCGGCGGACCGGAGAAGGCCGCGGTCGCCCGCGCCCTCGGCTGCGACCTGGTGATCGACCGCCGCTCCGAGGACGTCGTCGCCGCCGTCAAGGCCGCGACCGGCGGCCGGGGTGCCGACGTGATCTACGACCCCGTCGGCGGCGAGGCCTACCAGCAGTCCGCCAAGTGCGTCGCCTTCGAGGGCCGGATCGTGATCGTCGGCTTCGCGAGCGGCACCGTCCCCGCCCCCGCCCTCAATCACGCCCTCGTGAAGAACTACTCGGTCCTCGGCCTCCACTGGGGCCTGTACGCGGCGAAGGACCCGGCCTCGATCGGCCGCTGCCACGAGACCCTGACCGCCTACGCGGCGAAGGGGCTCGTCAAGCCGCTCATCGGCGAGCGGGTCCCCTTCGCGGGCGCGGCGGACGCCGTCCAGCGCGTCGCCGGCGGCACCACCACCGGCCGCCTGGTCGTCCTCCCGGAAGGAGCCTCGGCGTGA
- a CDS encoding helix-turn-helix domain-containing protein, whose translation MTEDDDRIDAVLNEVGPRLRRVRRDRGVTLAELSAATGISVSTLSRLESGQRKPSLELLLPLARAHQVPLDELVGAPAVGDPRVKARPIVRHGRTMYPLTRQPGGLQAYKVIQEKPTEVPEPRVHEGYEWLYVLSGKLRLVLGEHDVVLAAGEAAEFDTRVPHWFGPTADGPVEFLSLFGPQGERMHVRARPKKSG comes from the coding sequence ATGACCGAAGACGACGACCGCATCGACGCCGTACTGAACGAGGTGGGCCCCCGGCTCCGCCGTGTCCGCCGCGACCGCGGGGTGACCCTGGCCGAGCTCTCCGCCGCCACCGGCATCTCCGTGAGCACGCTCTCCCGGCTGGAGTCCGGGCAGCGCAAGCCCAGCCTCGAACTGCTCCTCCCGCTCGCCCGCGCCCACCAGGTGCCCCTCGACGAGCTGGTCGGCGCCCCCGCCGTCGGCGACCCCCGGGTCAAGGCGCGGCCGATCGTGCGCCACGGCCGCACGATGTACCCGCTGACCCGGCAGCCCGGCGGGCTCCAGGCGTACAAGGTGATCCAGGAGAAGCCCACGGAGGTCCCCGAGCCGCGCGTCCACGAGGGGTACGAGTGGCTGTACGTGCTCTCCGGGAAGCTGCGGCTCGTCCTCGGCGAGCACGACGTCGTCCTCGCCGCGGGCGAGGCCGCGGAGTTCGACACGCGCGTCCCGCACTGGTTCGGGCCGACGGCCGACGGGCCGGTGGAGTTCCTGAGCCTGTTCGGGCCGCAGGGGGAGCGCATGCACGTCAGGGCGCGTCCGAAGAAGTCGGGCTGA
- a CDS encoding NAD(P)/FAD-dependent oxidoreductase: protein MRASVRSTEMTCPEQTKDRYDVVVVGGGAAGLSAALVLGRSRRRTLVVDAGEPRNAPARHMHGVLSRDGESPAAYLAAGRREIAAYGVEWRAGRVTGAEPDGRGGFTVSLADGTAVGARRLVVTTGLVDELPTIDGVAQRWGRDVLHCPYCHGWEVRDRAFGVIAHPAMPAHQALMVSHWSADVALFLHTAGELSAHDAALLDAAGVTVVEGEVAGLVVEDDRLTGVRLADGRTVARSVVFVGADRLVARDGVLRQLGAALRETPFGEFVAVDGSGRTSVPGVWAAGNVTGPQEQVVDAVALGYRAGVTINNELLLGDLEDAVAGRPRG, encoded by the coding sequence ATGAGAGCGAGCGTGAGGAGCACGGAGATGACCTGCCCGGAGCAGACGAAGGACCGGTACGACGTCGTGGTGGTCGGCGGTGGTGCGGCCGGACTCAGCGCCGCGCTGGTCCTGGGGAGGTCGCGGCGCCGCACCCTGGTGGTGGACGCGGGCGAGCCTCGTAACGCCCCGGCGCGGCACATGCACGGTGTCCTGTCCCGGGACGGGGAGAGCCCCGCCGCGTACCTGGCGGCCGGTCGGCGCGAGATCGCCGCGTACGGGGTGGAGTGGCGGGCCGGCCGGGTGACGGGCGCGGAGCCGGACGGGCGCGGCGGATTCACGGTCTCCCTCGCGGACGGTACGGCCGTGGGCGCGCGGCGCCTCGTCGTCACGACCGGGCTGGTCGACGAGCTCCCGACGATCGACGGGGTCGCGCAGCGGTGGGGGCGGGACGTGCTGCACTGCCCGTACTGCCACGGCTGGGAGGTCCGCGACCGGGCCTTCGGGGTGATCGCGCACCCGGCGATGCCGGCGCACCAGGCGCTGATGGTCTCCCACTGGTCCGCGGACGTGGCTCTCTTCCTGCACACGGCCGGCGAGCTCTCCGCCCACGACGCGGCGCTCCTCGACGCGGCCGGGGTCACGGTGGTGGAGGGCGAGGTGGCGGGGCTCGTGGTCGAGGACGACCGGCTGACCGGCGTCCGGCTCGCCGACGGCCGGACGGTCGCCCGGTCCGTGGTCTTCGTCGGGGCCGACCGTCTCGTGGCCCGGGACGGCGTCCTGCGGCAACTGGGGGCCGCGCTGCGCGAGACGCCCTTCGGCGAGTTCGTGGCGGTGGACGGGTCGGGCCGCACGAGCGTGCCGGGCGTCTGGGCCGCGGGGAACGTGACGGGCCCGCAGGAGCAGGTGGTCGACGCGGTCGCGCTCGGCTACCGGGCCGGCGTGACGATCAACAACGAGCTGCTGCTCGGCGACCTGGAGGACGCGGTGGCCGGTCGGCCGCGCGGATGA
- a CDS encoding VOC family protein: protein MLGTQFTTGSPSWIDLGSPDTEAAAAFYGAVLGWEFRSAGPDAGGYGFFQQDGLTVGALGPLTEEGASSAWTVYFQTPDADATQKAAESAGGTVRLAAFDVMDAGRMAALTDPGGAQFAIWQPGTVQGLERTSSTNTLVWAELHVADPEAVLAFYRTLFGWRWAEMEAPGMTYRVISTAAGDQEDASFGGVAELQGKTPHWIPYFAVEDADATARTAQGNGGSVLMPAADIPDVGRIAWLADPFGAPFAVLKPAPMG, encoded by the coding sequence ATGCTCGGTACGCAGTTCACCACGGGTTCCCCCAGTTGGATCGACCTCGGCAGCCCCGACACCGAGGCCGCCGCCGCGTTCTACGGCGCCGTCCTCGGCTGGGAGTTCCGCTCGGCGGGACCGGACGCCGGCGGCTACGGCTTCTTCCAGCAGGACGGCCTCACGGTCGGCGCGCTCGGCCCGCTCACCGAGGAGGGCGCGAGCAGCGCCTGGACGGTGTACTTCCAGACACCGGACGCGGACGCCACACAGAAGGCGGCAGAGTCCGCGGGCGGCACCGTGCGCCTCGCGGCGTTCGACGTCATGGACGCGGGCCGCATGGCGGCCCTCACGGACCCGGGCGGCGCCCAGTTCGCGATCTGGCAGCCGGGTACGGTCCAGGGCCTGGAGCGGACCTCCTCGACCAACACCCTGGTCTGGGCCGAGCTCCACGTCGCCGACCCGGAGGCCGTGCTCGCCTTCTACCGGACGCTGTTCGGCTGGCGGTGGGCGGAGATGGAGGCGCCCGGCATGACGTACCGGGTGATCTCCACCGCCGCGGGCGACCAGGAGGACGCCTCCTTCGGAGGGGTCGCCGAGCTGCAGGGGAAGACGCCGCACTGGATCCCGTACTTCGCGGTCGAGGACGCCGACGCGACGGCCCGGACGGCCCAGGGCAACGGCGGCTCGGTCCTCATGCCGGCGGCCGACATCCCCGACGTCGGCCGCATCGCCTGGCTCGCCGACCCCTTCGGCGCGCCCTTCGCGGTACTGAAGCCGGCGCCGATGGGGTGA
- a CDS encoding PIG-L deacetylase family protein, translated as MIENAAPDLLDMPRDWQRALAVVAHPDDLEYGCAAAVADWTDEGKEVVYVLATRGEAGIDTLAPDVCGPLREREQRDSAAVVGVGTVEFLDHRDGVVEYGLGLRRDIAAAIRRHRPELVITLNHRDTWGGGPGAPWNTPDHLAVGRATLDAAADAGNRWIFPELTEQGLEPWNGVRWVAVAASSTPTHAVDATPGLDRAIRSLLCHRAYIEALTDEDPEEYVRSFLTSTTDRAAARFGDRPAVTFELFGR; from the coding sequence ATGATCGAGAACGCCGCTCCGGACCTCCTGGACATGCCCCGCGACTGGCAGCGGGCCCTCGCCGTCGTCGCCCACCCCGACGACCTGGAGTACGGCTGCGCCGCCGCCGTCGCGGACTGGACGGACGAGGGCAAGGAGGTCGTCTACGTCCTCGCCACGCGTGGCGAGGCCGGCATCGACACCCTCGCCCCGGACGTCTGCGGCCCGCTGCGCGAGCGGGAGCAGCGGGACAGCGCCGCCGTCGTCGGGGTCGGCACGGTCGAGTTCCTCGACCACCGCGACGGCGTCGTCGAGTACGGGCTCGGCCTGCGCCGCGACATCGCGGCGGCGATCCGCCGCCACCGCCCGGAGCTCGTCATCACCCTCAACCACCGCGACACCTGGGGCGGCGGCCCCGGCGCACCCTGGAACACGCCCGACCACCTGGCCGTCGGCCGTGCCACGCTCGACGCGGCGGCCGACGCCGGAAACCGCTGGATCTTCCCCGAACTGACCGAGCAGGGCCTGGAGCCCTGGAACGGCGTCCGCTGGGTCGCGGTCGCCGCCTCCAGCACCCCGACCCACGCGGTCGACGCGACCCCGGGCCTGGACCGCGCCATCCGCTCCCTGCTCTGCCACCGCGCCTACATCGAAGCCCTGACGGACGAGGACCCGGAGGAGTACGTCCGCTCCTTCCTCACCTCGACGACCGACCGCGCCGCCGCCCGCTTCGGCGACCGTCCGGCGGTGACGTTCGAACTCTTCGGCCGTTAG